A part of Halobacillus shinanisalinarum genomic DNA contains:
- a CDS encoding M23 family metallopeptidase, whose translation MDKTTGLWKKVAIMTLLGIGLGLGTAYAEGNLETIYHVYVGDKHIGAVNDKDIVQSYVDQRLNQVQEEKNEELRLTTKEEIAYVPEKKFTPTHDNEKVLKALEENISVAANAIGLTIDDQTIAYLPSEEKAQKAVQKFKEQYVGKEALRKVKERKEIAEEPTIDDPTVIDVTLTNKVSKKEKEVKPSKVVTLDEAVNILQKGTSEKETHTVVEGDILSKISSMYGLSQDELLEMNSEIDKDEPLQIGQELNVTKLERLTEVVVAQKRIKEESIPYDTEIVETDELQKGEKKVKQEGHKGEKKVHSFIKKEGGEIVEEKVLNEETTSEPVKEIILKGTKVTPSRGSGEFTWPAVGGTITSKQGSRWGDFHKGIDISGVSDRMIKAADNGVVISAGHDGSYGNKVVINHNNGYKTIYAHLSSISVSVGEKVERGSAIGNMGTTGRSTGVHLHFEIYKNGSLQNPLSYF comes from the coding sequence GTGGATAAGACGACTGGTTTATGGAAAAAAGTCGCCATAATGACTTTGCTTGGTATTGGTTTGGGCCTTGGAACAGCATATGCTGAAGGCAATCTAGAAACTATTTACCACGTTTATGTGGGAGATAAACATATAGGTGCTGTGAATGATAAAGATATCGTTCAATCTTATGTTGATCAACGCTTGAACCAAGTCCAAGAAGAGAAAAACGAGGAGCTTCGTTTGACAACAAAGGAAGAGATTGCCTATGTCCCTGAAAAAAAGTTCACGCCTACTCATGATAACGAAAAGGTCCTCAAAGCTCTTGAGGAGAACATTTCAGTAGCTGCAAATGCTATAGGTTTAACCATAGACGATCAAACCATTGCTTACCTTCCAAGCGAGGAAAAAGCTCAAAAAGCTGTTCAAAAGTTCAAAGAGCAGTATGTTGGTAAAGAAGCTCTTCGCAAAGTAAAAGAGAGAAAAGAGATTGCCGAAGAACCAACTATTGACGACCCTACTGTAATAGACGTAACACTAACGAATAAGGTTTCAAAAAAAGAAAAAGAAGTGAAGCCAAGTAAGGTCGTAACTCTAGACGAAGCCGTTAACATTCTACAAAAAGGGACATCGGAAAAAGAGACCCACACGGTTGTTGAGGGAGACATACTTAGTAAAATCTCTTCCATGTACGGTCTTTCTCAAGATGAATTACTTGAAATGAATTCTGAAATTGACAAAGATGAGCCTTTACAAATTGGACAAGAGCTCAATGTAACCAAGCTTGAGCGCTTAACTGAAGTGGTAGTAGCACAAAAAAGGATAAAGGAAGAAAGCATCCCATATGATACAGAAATTGTCGAAACTGACGAGCTTCAGAAAGGTGAAAAAAAAGTGAAGCAAGAAGGTCACAAGGGTGAGAAAAAAGTCCATTCCTTCATTAAGAAAGAGGGCGGAGAGATTGTTGAAGAAAAAGTCCTTAATGAAGAGACAACTTCTGAACCTGTGAAAGAAATTATCCTTAAAGGAACAAAAGTGACACCATCCCGTGGATCCGGTGAATTCACTTGGCCAGCGGTGGGGGGGACGATAACGAGTAAACAAGGTTCTAGATGGGGAGATTTTCACAAAGGCATCGACATTTCAGGTGTAAGCGATCGTATGATTAAGGCAGCAGATAATGGAGTTGTTATTTCTGCTGGACATGATGGCTCGTACGGAAATAAAGTCGTGATTAACCATAATAATGGATACAAAACGATTTATGCTCACCTTTCATCCATAAGTGTAAGTGTAGGCGAGAAGGTTGAACGTGGAAGCGCGATCGGAAACATGGGAACGACAGGGCGTTCAACAGGTGTTCACTTACATTTTGAAATTTATAAAAATGGCTCATTACAAAATCCATTGTCTTATTTTTAA
- a CDS encoding DeoR/GlpR family DNA-binding transcription regulator, protein MYQEERLIEILNYLRNERRISVEKICELFDVSRDTARRDLVKLEEQQAILRTRGGAILPPTRNKIKDYSNRLQTDSGEKLHIGRKAASLIRNGDKIILDASTTVQSCADQLKELDCTVITNSINQAEILSDKAKVTIHLLGGQLHKEHRFLYGTSVIDRLSKYHVDHAFIGVVGISEHGLTIAHEEDGMVKRKMIERAKRVTVLADHTKVGVTDFYQYAGLEDIDLLITDRTPSLDFQELLTTYQVELLVTEEEK, encoded by the coding sequence ATGTATCAAGAGGAACGGCTTATCGAAATCCTTAATTATTTAAGAAATGAGCGAAGAATATCAGTTGAAAAAATTTGTGAACTTTTTGACGTTTCTCGCGATACTGCACGAAGAGACCTTGTAAAGCTTGAGGAACAGCAAGCCATATTACGAACACGAGGTGGAGCCATCCTGCCTCCCACTCGTAATAAAATTAAGGACTACTCTAATCGTCTGCAGACCGATTCTGGAGAGAAACTCCATATTGGGCGAAAAGCTGCCTCATTGATCAGAAATGGAGATAAAATTATTTTAGACGCTTCCACTACGGTTCAGTCTTGCGCAGACCAGTTGAAAGAACTTGACTGTACTGTGATCACAAACTCTATTAACCAGGCAGAAATTCTATCAGACAAAGCAAAGGTCACCATTCATTTACTTGGTGGACAACTTCATAAAGAACACCGATTCTTATACGGAACCTCTGTCATTGATCGGCTGTCAAAATATCATGTCGACCATGCCTTTATCGGAGTAGTAGGGATATCAGAGCACGGATTAACGATCGCCCATGAAGAAGATGGAATGGTGAAACGGAAAATGATTGAACGGGCAAAGCGGGTGACGGTTCTTGCTGATCATACAAAAGTAGGGGTAACGGACTTTTACCAATATGCTGGCCTAGAGGATATTGATTTGTTAATCACGGATCGAACACCTAGTCTCGATTTTCAGGAACTACTCACTACATATCAAGTAGAATTACTTGTTACAGAAGAGGAGAAATGA
- a CDS encoding adenylosuccinate synthase has protein sequence MSSVVVVGTQWGDEGKGKITDFLSQNAEVVARYQGGNNAGHTIKFDGVTYKLHLIPSGIFFDDKVCVLGNGMVIDPKALLEELKYLHDRGISTDNLRISNRAHIILPYHLKLDALQEEEKGANKIGTTKKGIGPAYMDKAARTGIRVADLLDKESFREKLEQNLAEKNRFFEKVYETAPFAVDEILDEYYEYGQQFKKYVCDTSVVLNDSLDEGRRVLFEGAQGVMLDIDQGTYPFVTSSNPIAGGVTIGSGVGPSKIKHVVGVSKAYTTRVGDGPFPTELNNEVGDQIREVGREYGTTTGRPRRVGWFDSVVVRHARRVSGITDLSLNSIDVLTGIENLKICTAYRYKGEIIKEFPASLKELAECEPVYEEMPGWTEDITGAKSLTDLPANARHYLERVSQLTGIPLSIFSVGPDRSQTNVVRSVYSE, from the coding sequence ATGTCTTCAGTAGTAGTTGTTGGAACCCAATGGGGCGATGAAGGTAAAGGTAAAATTACTGATTTTCTATCACAGAACGCTGAGGTTGTAGCTCGTTATCAAGGCGGGAACAACGCGGGGCATACGATTAAGTTTGATGGAGTAACGTATAAACTACATCTTATTCCTTCTGGGATCTTTTTTGATGATAAAGTGTGTGTGCTTGGAAATGGGATGGTAATCGACCCGAAAGCCCTTTTAGAAGAGCTTAAATACTTACATGATAGAGGAATTTCGACGGACAACTTGCGAATCAGCAACCGGGCGCACATTATTCTTCCTTATCACCTGAAGCTTGATGCATTACAGGAAGAAGAAAAAGGTGCGAATAAAATTGGCACAACGAAAAAGGGAATTGGCCCAGCATATATGGATAAGGCGGCAAGAACAGGGATCCGGGTGGCAGACCTTTTGGACAAAGAAAGCTTTCGGGAGAAGCTTGAGCAGAATTTAGCAGAAAAGAACCGCTTTTTTGAAAAAGTATATGAAACAGCACCTTTTGCTGTAGATGAAATTCTAGACGAATATTATGAGTATGGGCAACAATTTAAGAAATATGTATGTGACACATCTGTTGTATTAAATGATAGTTTAGACGAAGGGCGCCGAGTACTTTTTGAAGGGGCGCAAGGCGTCATGCTGGATATTGACCAGGGAACGTATCCGTTTGTAACCTCATCTAACCCGATTGCAGGAGGAGTGACGATTGGTTCAGGTGTTGGTCCTTCTAAAATTAAACATGTTGTAGGAGTGTCAAAGGCTTACACCACCCGTGTCGGAGATGGGCCATTCCCAACAGAGCTTAATAACGAAGTAGGCGATCAAATCCGGGAAGTGGGCCGTGAATATGGAACGACAACAGGGCGTCCACGCCGAGTTGGTTGGTTCGACAGTGTTGTTGTCCGCCATGCTCGCAGGGTTAGCGGGATTACCGATCTATCACTTAACTCGATTGATGTTTTAACAGGGATTGAAAATTTAAAAATTTGTACAGCCTACAGATACAAGGGTGAAATCATTAAGGAGTTTCCAGCCAGTTTGAAAGAGCTAGCTGAATGTGAACCTGTTTACGAGGAAATGCCAGGATGGACAGAAGATATAACTGGTGCAAAATCGCTCACCGACCTTCCAGCTAATGCACGTCACTACTTGGAGCGTGTATCACAACTGACAGGTATTCCACTATCGATTTTTTCAGTTGGACCTGATCGCTCACAAACGAATGTTGTACGGAGCGTATATAGCGAATAA
- a CDS encoding Cof-type HAD-IIB family hydrolase translates to MKIIAIDLDGTLLNSRSKISEENIAAIKEAQSKGVEVVIATGRAEFDVREVFAKTGVSTWVIGANGATIHQPDGKCFDSVPIDPNDGKDILQWLEQEQFYYEVFSESAILTPQNGLELLNIELDRIRSANPQADVSDLKLAMEKQFGQQGFVHVDSYQEILAANVPLYNVLAFSFDQAKLDLGWRQFELREDLTLVSSSLHNFELENKNASKGIALSKLAKHFGVNLGDVGAIGDSPNDLSMLQVAGHSAAMLNGRDVVKEASEFITKSNDEHGVAHAISQWLN, encoded by the coding sequence ATGAAGATAATTGCGATTGACTTAGATGGAACGCTATTAAATAGTCGAAGTAAGATCAGTGAGGAAAATATCGCAGCAATCAAAGAAGCGCAATCTAAAGGTGTGGAGGTTGTTATTGCTACCGGAAGAGCTGAATTTGATGTACGTGAAGTTTTTGCTAAAACAGGCGTATCTACATGGGTGATTGGAGCAAACGGAGCTACCATTCATCAGCCTGACGGGAAGTGCTTCGACTCCGTGCCAATTGATCCTAATGATGGAAAAGACATTTTGCAATGGCTTGAACAGGAACAATTTTATTATGAAGTATTTAGTGAGTCAGCAATTCTAACGCCCCAGAACGGGCTCGAGTTGCTAAATATTGAACTTGATCGGATTCGCAGTGCCAATCCTCAAGCTGACGTATCCGATTTAAAACTGGCAATGGAGAAGCAATTTGGTCAGCAGGGGTTTGTGCATGTAGATTCCTATCAAGAGATTCTAGCCGCTAATGTACCGCTCTACAATGTTCTGGCCTTTTCCTTTGATCAAGCAAAACTTGATCTAGGCTGGCGCCAATTCGAGTTGCGAGAAGACTTAACGTTAGTTAGTTCGTCTCTCCATAACTTTGAACTTGAAAATAAAAATGCCTCAAAGGGCATAGCTCTCTCGAAATTGGCTAAGCATTTTGGAGTGAATTTAGGAGATGTGGGAGCGATCGGAGACAGTCCAAATGACCTTTCCATGCTACAAGTGGCGGGGCACAGTGCAGCGATGTTAAACGGGCGAGATGTTGTGAAAGAAGCTAGCGAATTCATTACAAAATCTAATGATGAACACGGCGTTGCACACGCCATCTCCCAATGGTTAAACTAA
- a CDS encoding LOG family protein: MKRICVFAGSKIGNNHAFTERTKSLGQVFANEQIGLVYGGAKSGLMGVLADSILESGGHVTGIMPTKLFEKEIVHQKLTSFIEVETMHERKAKMSELADGFIALPGGFGTFEELFETVTWAQIGLHTKPMALLNIENYYTPIINLIDHAIEAGFVAGSNRSLLLQSDKPEELIGKMKPLLGEK; encoded by the coding sequence TTGAAGCGAATCTGCGTATTTGCTGGTTCAAAAATCGGTAATAATCATGCCTTTACCGAAAGGACCAAAAGCTTAGGTCAAGTTTTTGCTAACGAGCAAATTGGGCTTGTTTATGGTGGGGCAAAGAGCGGATTAATGGGAGTACTTGCTGATTCCATTTTAGAATCAGGAGGGCATGTTACAGGCATTATGCCCACTAAGCTTTTTGAAAAAGAAATTGTGCACCAAAAGCTGACATCTTTCATTGAAGTGGAAACTATGCATGAAAGAAAGGCGAAGATGAGTGAGTTGGCTGATGGATTCATCGCACTGCCTGGAGGTTTTGGCACCTTCGAAGAACTATTTGAAACCGTCACATGGGCACAAATTGGGCTCCATACAAAACCAATGGCTCTATTAAATATTGAAAATTACTATACCCCAATTATTAATCTGATTGATCATGCTATCGAAGCCGGCTTTGTCGCTGGATCGAATCGAAGCTTATTATTACAATCCGACAAACCAGAGGAATTAATCGGAAAAATGAAACCCCTGTTAGGAGAGAAATAG
- a CDS encoding SDR family oxidoreductase — protein MYPKYPYYTVTTTTTNQTLTFPPQHQSKQPGIESLMNPKPIIENPSYRGSGKLKNKVAIITGGDSGIGAASAIAYAKEEADIVIPYFYEYENEDAHRTKQRVEELGQQCLLITGDLRDPDHCENVIKQTIEAFGKLNILVNNHGVQFPQQELSDITIEQFDDTFKTNIYSFFYLSKAALPHLTKGDAIINTTSIVAYEGHKSLIDYTATKGAIVGFTRSLSQNLAEKNIRVNAVAPGPIWTPLTPSSFPEENVKTFGLDVPFNRAGQPFELAPTYVYLASNDSRYVSGQVLHVNGGKIVSS, from the coding sequence ATGTATCCGAAATACCCCTATTACACAGTAACAACCACAACTACAAATCAAACGTTGACTTTTCCCCCTCAACATCAATCTAAACAACCCGGCATCGAGTCCTTAATGAATCCTAAACCAATTATTGAAAACCCAAGCTACCGAGGCAGCGGCAAACTCAAAAATAAAGTAGCCATTATTACCGGCGGGGACAGCGGAATTGGTGCGGCCTCAGCCATTGCCTATGCGAAAGAAGAAGCGGACATTGTTATCCCCTATTTTTACGAATACGAAAACGAAGATGCCCACCGAACCAAGCAACGTGTTGAAGAACTCGGGCAGCAATGCCTTCTCATTACTGGCGATCTCCGTGATCCTGACCACTGTGAAAATGTTATCAAGCAAACAATTGAAGCCTTTGGAAAGTTAAATATTCTCGTTAATAACCATGGCGTTCAATTCCCCCAGCAGGAACTATCTGATATAACGATCGAACAGTTTGATGACACGTTCAAAACGAACATTTACTCTTTCTTTTACCTATCAAAAGCAGCACTCCCTCACTTAACAAAAGGCGACGCGATCATTAATACAACCTCTATTGTAGCTTATGAAGGACACAAATCATTGATCGACTATACGGCTACAAAAGGGGCTATTGTAGGGTTCACTCGTTCATTGTCACAAAATCTTGCTGAAAAAAATATCCGTGTTAACGCAGTTGCACCTGGCCCTATTTGGACACCACTTACACCATCTAGTTTTCCTGAAGAGAACGTTAAGACATTTGGCTTAGATGTACCCTTTAATCGTGCAGGCCAGCCTTTTGAGCTTGCCCCAACTTATGTTTACTTAGCTTCTAATGATTCTCGTTATGTTAGTGGCCAGGTTTTACATGTGAATGGAGGGAAAATAGTGAGTTCATAA